From the genome of Impatiens glandulifera chromosome 9, dImpGla2.1, whole genome shotgun sequence, one region includes:
- the LOC124916823 gene encoding uncharacterized protein LOC124916823 has translation MENASRGKTLWKTMKQRLGFNAISICGSSWSLQTSDNNDQISAPLRRRTGLRQISEGNTVEGMNLATALAAERGRNGPEEETIGQNVGKPFRSLLGQLQGSAAAAAGNDPTRKRRGIGEEIEGFDSMCCVCMERKKDAAFIPCGHTYCRVCSRELWLNRGCCPLCNCSITDVLDIF, from the coding sequence ATGGAAAACGCTAGTAGAGGAAAAACACTTTGGAAGACAATGAAACAACGTTTAGGATTCAATGCCATTAGCATTTGTGGATCTTCATGGAGTTTACAAACATCCGACAACAACGATCAGATTTCAGCGCCGCTTCGACGTCGGACCGGACTGCGACAAATCTCCGAGGGAAATACGGTCGAGGGGATGAACTTGGCGACGGCGCTGGCGGCGGAGCGTGGGAGAAATGGACCGGAGGAGGAAACTATAGGTCAGAATGTCGGGAAACCGTTTAGATCTTTATTGGGACAGTTACAAGGAAGTGCGGCGGCGGCCGCCGGGAATGATCCGACGAGGAAGAGGCGCGGGATTGGTGAAGAAATAGAGGGATTTGATTCTATGTGCTGCGTGTGTATGGAAAGAAAAAAGGATGCGGCTTTTATTCCGTGTGGACATACTTATTGTAGAGTGTGTTCTCGAGAGTTGTGGTTGAATCGTGGCTGTTGCCCTCTTTGTAACTGTTCCATCACTGATGTACTTGATATCTTTTag
- the LOC124914728 gene encoding chromatin remodeling protein EBS-like: protein MAKPKIAKRELDSYTIKGTNKIVRPGECVLMRPSDSEKPPYVARVEKIEADSRNNIKVSVRWYYRPEESLGGRRPFHGVKELFLSDHYDVQSGHTIEGKCIVHSFKNYTKLENVGTEDYFCRFEYKASTGGFTPDRVAVYCKCEMPYNPDDLMVQCENCKDWFHPTCMNTTIEEAKKLEHFLCSDCLSDDNAKRSLNSLQVNLEAQVVSKRRKN, encoded by the exons ATGGCTAAGCCCAAGATAGCCAAAAGAGAATTGGATTCCTACACTATCAAAGGCACCAACAAAATCGTCAGAC CTGGAGAATGTGTGCTGATGAGACCTTCTGACTCTGAGAAGCCTCCATACGTCGCTCGTGTGGAGAAGATCGAAGCGGATTCACGGAACAATATCAAGGTTAGTGTTAGGTGGTATTACCGGCCGGAGGAGTCACTGGGAGGTCGACGGCCGTTCCATGGTGTGAAAGAGTTGTTCTTGTCTGATCATTATGATGTTCAGAGTGGTCATACCATAGAAGGGAAGTGCATTGTTCACTCCTTCAAGAATTACACTAAACTTGAAAACGTGGGTACTGAGGATTATTTCTGTCGGTTTGAGTACAAAGCTTCTACTGGAGGATTCACTCCAGACAGGGTTGCTGT GTACTGCAAGTGTGAGATGCCCTATAATCCTGATGATCTCATGGTGCAATGCGAAAATTGCAAGGACTG GTTTCATCCTACTTGCATGAACACTACCATTGAAGAAGCAAAGAAATTGGAGCACTTTCTATGTTCTGACTGCCTGTCTGATGATAACGCCAAGAGATCCTTAAACTCATTACAAGTGAATCTTGAGGCTCAG GTGGTGTCAAAGCGGAGGAAAAATTAA
- the LOC124915896 gene encoding uncharacterized protein LOC124915896, translated as MSNLTKLEFTALNITRKNYLSWILDAEIHLAANGLGNTMKDENTVSNQDKVKTMIFLHHHIHEGLKIEYLTVKDLLVLRNNLNERYDHLKTIILPKAQFEWLHLCVQDFKSVSEYNSALYQITSQLKLCGETITDGDMLEKTFSTFHASNVLLQQNNCAKGFEKYSELISCLLLVEQNNELLMKNYEARPTESNSFPEVNVASYNYRGRHCSRGRGHFSGRARGNGHGRGGGQHNIHNDDKNDQINKTVENKCYCCGIKGHWSQTCRTLKHFINLYQASLKEKGTIESNSTSAPGDDKIDLDSMTSPGLT; from the coding sequence ATGTCGAACCTTACGAAATTAGAGTTCACGGCTCTTAACATCACTAGAAAGAATTACCTTTCATGGATTCTAGATGCTGAAATTCATCTTGCCGCTAATGGTCTTGGAAATACCATGAAAGATGAAAACACTGTGTCCAACCAAGATAAGGTCAAAACAATGATTTTCCTTCATCATCATATTCACGAAGGTTTAAAAATTGAGTATCTTACTGTGAAAGATCTATTGGTCCTACGGAACAATTTGAATGAAAGGTATGATCATTTAAAAACTATCATTCTTCCAAAAGCTCAATTTGAATGGCTGCATTTGTGCGTACAAGACTTTAAATCGGTGAGTGAATATAATTCTGCTTTATATCAGATTACTTCTCAACTTAAACTATGTGGAGAAACTATTACTGACGGAGACATGTTAGAGAAAACATTCTCCACATTTCATGCATCGAATGTGCTCCTACAACAAAATAATTGTGCAAAAGGTTTTGAGAAATATTCAGAATTAATATCATGTCTATTATTGGTCGAACAAAATAATGAgcttttgatgaaaaattatGAGGCCCGTCCAACTGAATCGAACTCATTCCCTGAAGTGAATGTGGCATCATATAATTATAGAGGACGACATTGTAGTCGTGGTCGTGGTCATTTTTCAGGTCGTGCCCGCGGAAATGGTCATGGACGTGGTGGTGGTCAACACAATATCCACAAcgatgataaaaatgatcaaattaatAAGACTGTGGAAAACAAATGCTATTGTTGCGGCATAAAAGGTCATTGGTCACAAACTTGTCGCACGCTGAAGcattttatcaatctttatcaaGCATCGCTAAAAGAAAAAGGGACCATCGAGTCCAACTCGACTTCGGCTCCCGGTGATGATAAAATAGATTTGGACTCGATGACTTCTCCGGGTTTGACGTAG